tttaggcaggaggcttcctggtggagtggggtgcctcagggcacttattGATGGAGCTAGGCtcactgacccatggagcaagagagctgagcacttTCAGGCAGAAGGCTTTctgatggagtggggtgcctctgggcgctTACTGggggagctaaagagctttataacacttgaCAGAGCAGGACAGAGGCTAGACCCAAGTGGGGGCTGAAGGCTGAGAAAGGAGGCCTGCCATGAGGGGGTTGacaggagcctgtcctgagggggctgaaagGAGCCGGTCCCTAGGGGGCCAGAAGGAGCCTGCCCTCGGGGTTGAGAGgaccctgtcctcagggggccgcAAGGGGCATGTCCCtagggggccaagaggagccctGTATGGCCGAGAGGTGCTGATAGAGCTGTCCCGCACTGAAAAAGGGAGACTGCCTGCATGCTTCCTGGTTGTGATCCCgagttataacctgttacttccataataataataaaccccataatcgtgagtattgtctgtgagttatcaaacctagcagagaagtagaaagtgccgtGGGGGGGACTgctggtgtcaaaattggtaaagagATTGGAGAgagaaggtatgtctgacctccagctcataggaatcagccttgggctgaggctgatcttgattctcccctcgtgaagttagaggaggaggTCTGCCGCCCCCAttccattttttccatttttacagatgtaccacattttgtttattcagtcatcaattgatgggcatttgggttgtttttacttttagctattgtgaataacgttGCTATGAATAgtcattcaacttttttttttgctgggtcacatggtaagtctgtgtttaacattttgaggaactgccaagctcttTTCCTAAGTGGCTGTACCGTTGTAcgttcccacatctttctcctgtggagcggctggtgggtttgaatcaccaattttttggttagcagaagagtgcttaaccactgcactaccagggctccttataagaaCATCAGTCGTATTGAACTGTGATCTCTTATTAAcaaattatatctgcaaagaccctgtttctaAATAAGGTCAGGTACTGGGAGTTAGGACcttaacatatctttttgggggacacggttcaacccataacatctatttaaaaaatgtgaatGTGTTTTGAATCATTAGTTCCATTTCTTGTTATTTATCCTAGAAAAATTGTCATACGTGTGCAGGAGACATACATAAAGATATTCATGCAACACTGTttgtaaaaggggaaaaaaaaggataacAAGATGATGATATCAGTTggggaattggtaaaaaaaacATTGTTTAGAAAGTATCTTTCAGAGTGTGACCTATTAATGGTTCATGAAATTCAATTTAGTGGGTTGCAACCAAAAAAGGATTTACCAGGCTCTGCGGCAGCTGGTTGAGTGCAGAGCTGAGCAGCCGCAGGAGATGCCTCACGTGTCAGCATgaggagcagccagtggtgaCATGGAGCAGGCCAGGGACTGCTTACATCTGAGAAAGACTACAGAGCAGCAGGAGCCAGAGGTGGTAGTCAAAGCCAAATGTAGAAGGACAGCCTCGCTGAGCAACCAAGAGTGGCAGTTGTACCCAAGGCAATCCCTGGAGCAGCAAGTGCCTGTGATGGATTTCCAGGTACAACTGAGACAGGCATTCTTGGCGGAGACCCCAAGAGGCGGTTAAAGCTGCATTGGAACATTGAGGAAGCTGATTGCAACAGAAAACCAGGCTCTAGCTATTGTTTGAAGCGTCTGCCCAGCTTGCATTGTTTTTAGGAGCACCTGCTTCATACCTTTATCTGTAGCCTTCCCTTAGGTCTTAAG
This DNA window, taken from Loxodonta africana isolate mLoxAfr1 chromosome 9, mLoxAfr1.hap2, whole genome shotgun sequence, encodes the following:
- the LOC111749835 gene encoding SNRPN upstream reading frame protein-like — its product is MEQARDCLHLRKTTEQQEPEVVVKAKCRRTASLSNQEWQLYPRQSLEQQVPVMDFQVQLRQAFLAETPRGG